Proteins co-encoded in one Malus sylvestris chromosome 9, drMalSylv7.2, whole genome shotgun sequence genomic window:
- the LOC126583675 gene encoding uncharacterized protein LOC126583675, protein MDFLKKAKVVRFRSHQNKYLLADDDQVSVWQNREGTLQNARWTVELISDNPNALRLKSCFGKYLTALSTPFILGIKCNKVLQTTPKTLDPIVEWEPVRDGFKWKMKTANGQFLRASGCNVPPWKDTITHDNPCRGVMRDWVLWDVEVVEIREQQELEQRNVDNVNDSASCYSTTATQDPTEPDPPSVSRSESSQTQPDSPAGIDLSSPKDHISDSDKKNT, encoded by the coding sequence ATGGATTTTCTCAAAAAAGCCAAGGTGGTACGATTTCGAAGCCACCAAAACAAATACCTATTAGCCGATGACGATCAAGTGTCGGTGTGGCAGAACCGCGAGGGAACGTTGCAGAACGCGCGGTGGACGGTGGAGTTAATTAGCGATAATCCAAATGCATTGCGATTGAAGAGCTGTTTCGGAAAATACTTAACGGCGTTAAGCACGCCGTTCATTCTAGGGATCAAATGCAACAAGGTCCTGCAAACCACGCCAAAGACGTTGGATCCGATAGTGGAATGGGAGCCGGTAAGAGACGGGTTCAAGTGGAAGATGAAGACGGCGAACGGGCAATTCTTGCGTGCAAGCGGGTGTAACGTGCCGCCTTGGAAAGACACGATCACGCACGACAATCCGTGTAGAGGTGTGATGAGAGATTGGGTTCTGTGGGATGTGGAAGTTGTGGAGATTCGTGAACAACAAGAACTAGAACAAAGGAACGTTGATAATGTTAATGATAGTGCTAGTTGTTATAGTACTACTGCAACACAAGATCCAACAGAACCGGATCCACCGTCTGTTTCGCGGTCGGAATCTTCACAAACACAGCCAGACTCTCCAGCCGGCATTGATCTTTCTTCACCCAAAGATCATATATCGGATTcggataaaaaaaatacataa
- the LOC126583669 gene encoding LOB domain-containing protein 27-like: MMITKKVDECTFYPTMTIKGGTSQACAACKYQRRKCAKDCALAPHFPPDQPKLFQNAHRLYGVANIMKILKQVHPEKREEAMRSIIYESNMCAKFPVTGCMGIINQLTFQLQQAQEELRYVRTHLAICKDQCQYRMPSSPQHYSCPSSQLQLGIPTNADVAALTLYQQHQYPYQYASGGSGGTPWLANEYLANGLNGVYIDENDNMVKPLRVQHPYYNDNNVEQLMAIQSNLVPSQAFPIHQEMDVPHDYDDIPFDTIADDRQSYIESKEACESSAESSFKGTQSIEHVSQNDLKSAAACFSLTSVK; the protein is encoded by the exons ATGATGATCACCAAAAAGGTTGATGAATGTACATTCTACCCTACAATGACGATAAAAGGAGGCACAAGCCAAGCCTGTGCTGCGTGCAAATACCAAAGACGAAAGTGTGCCAAGGACTGCGCTCTTGCTCCACACTTTCCGCCCGATCAACCGAAGCTGTTTCAAAACGCCCACCGATTGTACGGCGTTGCGAACATAATGAAGATTCTAAAGCAAGTTCATCCTGAGAAAAGGGAGGAGGCTATGAGATCGATCATATATGAATCCAATATGTGTGCCAAATTTCCAGTCACCGGATGTATGGGCATCATAAACCAATTGACTTTCCAGTTACAGCAAGCCCAAGAAGAGCTTCGATATGTGAGAACGCATCTTGCAATTTGCAAGGATCAATGTCAATATCGAATGCCTTCTTCCCCGCAGCACTACTCGTGTCCTTCATCGCAGTTGCAGCTAGGTATACCTACGAACGCCGATGTGGCGGCTCTGACACTttatcaacaacatcaatatcCGTATCAATATGCTTCTGGTGGCAGTGGTGGAACGCCCTGGTTGGCTAATGAGTATCTTGCAAATGGACTTAATGGGGTTTATATTGACGAAAATGATAATATGGTAAAACCTCTTAGGGTTCAACATCCCTATTATAACGATAACAATGTCGAACAACTTATGGCTATTCAGTCCAATTTGGTTCCTTCACAAGCCTTTCCTATTCACCAAGAAATGGATGTTCCCCATGATTATGATGACATTCCATTTGATACAATTGCTGATGATCGACAATCGTATATCGAATCTAAAGAAGCCTGTGAGTCTAG TGCTGAATCATCGTTCAAGGGCACGCAATCGATCGAACATGTCTCACAGAATGATCTCAAGAGTGCGGCAGCATGCTTCAGTCTAACAAGTGTGAAGTAG
- the LOC126583670 gene encoding uncharacterized protein LOC126583670, translating to MEFFKKARTVRFRSHHGKYLLADEDQETVFQDREGTAKNAKWMVEFVENANTLRFKSCYGKYLTASSMPYRLGLRGKKVLQTLPKRLDSSLEWEPVKEGYQVRLRTPYGQFLRANGGLPPWRNSVTHDIPQRTAKQDWVLWDVDVIEVRVESPESHPVAKPPPPQPNALPSKSSAPSEPTSPSKIELRTPIASKHQSSESFDHDSPRKDAGRMIYYCVANEKGDVEDSSEEFSFPFKGSEVEGLKQNLKEETGLEEIVVCSRNPLTGKLYPLRLHLPPNNHDMHIIVVPSSSKGSES from the exons ATGGAGTTCTTCAAAAAAGCCAGAACAGTACGCTTCCGGAGCCACCACGGAAAATATCTATTAGCAGACGAGGATCAAGAGACTGTTTTCCAAGATCGCgaaggcacggcaaagaatgCCAAATGGATGGTGGAGTTTGTCGAAAATGCAAACACTTTACGGTTCAAAAGCTGTTATGGCAAGTACTTAACAGCCTCTAGCATGCCATACCGTCTTGGATTGCGAGGCAAGAAAGTTCTGCAAACCCTGCCAAAGAGATTAGATTCTTCCCTTGAATGGGAGCCTGTAAAAGAAGGATATCAGGTCCGGCTCAGGACGCCCTATGGCCAGTTCTTGCGCGCAAATGGGGGTCTACCGCCTTGGAGAAACTCTGTCACCCATGATATCCCTCAAAGAACTGCAAAACAGGATTGGGTTCTGTGGGATGTAGATGTTATAGAGGTTAGGGTTGAATCTCCAGAAAGTCACCCAGTGGCGAAACCCCCTCCTCCACAACCAAATGCATTGCCTTCGAAGTCTTCCGCACCTTCAGAACCGACATCTCCATCTAAGATTGAGCTTAGGACGCCGATAGCTTCCAAACACCAG TCAAGCGAGTCATTTGATCATGATTCGCCGAGGAAAGATGCAGGGAGAATGATCTACTATTGTGTTGCTAATGAGAAAGGAGACGTTGAGGATTCATCGGAAGAGTTTTCCTTCCCATTCAAGGGTAGTGAGGTAGAAGGGTTGAAGCAAAACTTGAAGGAAGAAACCGGATTAGAGGAAATTGTTGTGTGTTCACGCAATCCTCTGACTGGAAAACTTTATCCCCTTCGCTTACATCTTCCTCCAAACAACCACGATATGCATATCATTGTAGTTCCGTCATCGTCCAAAG GAAGTGAGTCTTGA